The Rhodoflexus caldus genome has a window encoding:
- a CDS encoding tetratricopeptide repeat protein: MQQLWFWNEWPRTASKRLFAAFVIFFLIALLGGAYLWSQGSETTIRWYTEPELQPKRTVVEDFNQLSFGFTVDADSYLISERYRATEIVLDIVYARIYAVLVIAGMVLLLTVATFLKRIPFAVISTVIILQLATSGFDQMAIAGMAFSNVPLVALLVMFLLPAYYFQEIAKQTSLPVRLGVFAVLAMVAAALVGWQAESAQPLMQWAGYSYAVPLGLTALLIWFTGHELLGALFVFVSNLGASASGNPIRHFAIIGGIYLLNIGYDYLLDAGMTSYKIFMVSPFVWFFINLLLGFWNFWRKEPALVGIASVVPYGYFGFLGLSFVALGFMGYAFATDNTSVIKVLEDLIRYAQFGVGLIFYIYILANFTAPMRQGLPVHKVMYQGRIVAYGFVNLAALVVAGVMAANSDFFVFEQSKAGYFIYQGDMERAKGDLVMSEQNYKFALALDPYSHRGNYSVGSLARMQGDEATALFFFSRATFRNPNPADYVNIAELMTNNNRFLDALFQLREGLQRFPQDGRLMNNMGLLYTKTDVVDSAFYYLKNAKEHLAHPEIAESNFYAMAIRYEFAGSPDTLRQMLKPRRNIGTALNELALLNLLRQPTAEPLDEKFLPDSAMNTYQLCYLYNYALNRIGDADTSIINVLDKYARVPANESFVPYLQLAKALKLRRMGQYGRAYNILQKLQYESPPNNPYYANVLGILALQVEEYREAARWFDMSYRRGNAEAFLNRAICLTEIPDRRAEALEAWQMLEESSNTTYQAIARDILHVIHPDSVRKINLSALDDEGKMRFIHYNHAQLSDEAFNKIFQTLQSPVAQVQAAVERIRYYIAEGNTEKAANIRNAMTGISVPDVLVQTLRDADLRLLYAQQRYKEMGAVLKGYEPPLPLSGYKPFYEGMYAIGNNDLQQAEVRLKEAIARLPQKQEFYVELAGLYNKRKEPQKAYDVLVDVLRTRDDYHDYPPAVYELYALQCLEMGLDSFADEAIRKLEDLIPPQRYARVVALFNQRKAELAKQREVNW; this comes from the coding sequence ATGCAACAACTTTGGTTCTGGAATGAGTGGCCGCGCACAGCCTCCAAACGGCTGTTTGCGGCTTTCGTTATTTTTTTTCTCATAGCACTGCTTGGCGGGGCTTATCTCTGGTCGCAGGGCAGCGAAACGACTATCCGCTGGTATACCGAACCCGAACTGCAACCCAAACGGACGGTGGTGGAAGATTTCAACCAACTGTCGTTCGGCTTTACGGTAGATGCCGATTCGTACCTCATCAGCGAACGATATCGCGCCACGGAAATAGTGTTGGACATTGTCTATGCCCGAATTTACGCTGTCTTGGTAATTGCGGGCATGGTGTTGCTGCTCACCGTTGCAACCTTCCTCAAACGGATTCCTTTTGCCGTTATCAGCACCGTTATCATTTTGCAACTTGCCACTTCGGGCTTTGACCAAATGGCAATTGCGGGTATGGCTTTCAGCAATGTTCCGTTGGTGGCGTTGCTGGTGATGTTTTTGCTGCCCGCCTATTATTTTCAGGAAATAGCCAAGCAAACTTCGCTGCCCGTTCGCTTGGGTGTTTTTGCCGTGTTGGCAATGGTTGCCGCAGCCCTTGTCGGGTGGCAGGCAGAAAGTGCGCAGCCGCTGATGCAATGGGCAGGCTATTCCTATGCCGTTCCGTTGGGGCTTACCGCACTGCTCATTTGGTTTACGGGGCATGAACTGCTGGGCGCGCTGTTTGTTTTTGTGTCCAATTTGGGCGCTTCCGCTTCGGGCAACCCCATCCGACATTTTGCCATCATCGGCGGAATCTACCTGCTCAATATCGGCTACGACTACCTGCTGGATGCGGGCATGACAAGCTATAAAATCTTCATGGTCAGCCCCTTTGTCTGGTTTTTTATCAACCTTTTGCTGGGCTTTTGGAACTTTTGGCGCAAAGAGCCTGCGCTTGTCGGCATTGCATCGGTTGTTCCTTACGGCTATTTCGGCTTTTTGGGGTTGAGTTTTGTTGCGCTGGGCTTCATGGGCTATGCCTTTGCTACCGACAATACGTCGGTGATTAAAGTTTTGGAAGATTTGATTCGCTACGCACAGTTTGGCGTGGGGCTGATTTTCTACATCTACATTTTGGCAAACTTCACCGCCCCGATGCGGCAGGGCCTGCCCGTGCATAAGGTCATGTACCAAGGGCGCATTGTTGCCTACGGATTTGTGAACTTGGCGGCTTTGGTGGTTGCGGGCGTAATGGCTGCCAACTCGGATTTCTTTGTTTTTGAACAATCTAAAGCGGGCTATTTCATTTATCAGGGCGATATGGAACGCGCCAAAGGCGACCTTGTCATGAGCGAGCAGAACTACAAATTCGCCTTGGCGTTAGACCCGTACAGCCACCGCGGGAACTATTCGGTCGGTTCGCTGGCACGGATGCAGGGCGATGAGGCAACGGCGCTGTTTTTCTTCTCACGGGCTACTTTCCGCAACCCCAACCCGGCAGATTACGTGAACATCGCCGAACTGATGACCAACAACAACCGCTTTTTGGATGCCCTATTCCAACTGCGCGAAGGGCTGCAACGATTCCCGCAAGACGGGCGTCTGATGAACAACATGGGGCTGCTCTATACCAAAACCGACGTAGTGGATTCGGCATTCTATTATTTGAAAAATGCAAAAGAACACCTTGCGCACCCCGAAATAGCCGAAAGCAATTTCTACGCAATGGCTATCCGCTACGAGTTTGCGGGTTCGCCCGATACCCTGCGCCAAATGCTCAAACCGCGCCGCAACATCGGCACGGCATTGAACGAATTGGCACTGCTCAACCTATTGCGCCAACCGACCGCCGAACCGTTGGATGAAAAATTCCTGCCCGATTCGGCAATGAATACCTACCAGTTGTGCTATTTGTACAACTACGCGCTCAACCGCATTGGCGATGCCGACACAAGCATTATCAACGTATTGGACAAATACGCCCGCGTGCCTGCCAACGAAAGTTTTGTTCCCTATTTGCAACTTGCCAAAGCGCTCAAATTGCGACGCATGGGGCAATACGGACGCGCCTACAACATCTTGCAAAAATTGCAATACGAAAGCCCGCCCAACAACCCCTACTACGCCAATGTGTTGGGCATATTGGCTTTACAGGTGGAAGAATACCGCGAAGCTGCCCGTTGGTTTGATATGTCGTACCGTAGGGGCAATGCCGAAGCATTCCTGAACCGCGCCATTTGCCTGACGGAAATCCCCGACCGCCGCGCCGAAGCATTAGAGGCATGGCAGATGCTGGAGGAAAGCAGCAATACAACCTATCAGGCAATTGCCCGCGACATCCTGCACGTGATTCATCCCGACAGCGTGCGGAAAATCAACCTGTCGGCTTTGGACGACGAAGGCAAAATGCGCTTCATCCACTACAACCACGCACAACTTTCCGACGAAGCGTTTAACAAAATCTTCCAAACCTTGCAATCGCCCGTGGCGCAGGTGCAGGCAGCCGTTGAGCGCATCCGCTACTACATAGCCGAAGGCAACACGGAAAAAGCCGCCAACATCCGCAATGCCATGACGGGCATCAGTGTCCCCGATGTGTTGGTACAAACCCTGCGCGATGCCGATTTGCGCCTGCTCTACGCCCAACAGCGCTACAAAGAAATGGGCGCAGTGCTGAAAGGCTACGAACCGCCCTTGCCGCTTTCGGGCTACAAGCCGTTTTACGAAGGCATGTATGCCATCGGCAACAACGATTTGCAGCAGGCGGAAGTCAGACTGAAAGAAGCCATTGCCCGCCTGCCGCAAAAACAGGAATTTTATGTTGAATTGGCAGGGCTGTACAACAAGCGCAAAGAGCCACAAAAGGCATACGACGTGCTGGTGGACGTTCTGCGCACCCGCGACGACTACCACGACTACCCGCCCGCCGTCTATGAACTCTACGCCCTGCAATGTTTGGAAATGGGCTTAGACAGTTTCGCCGATGAAGCCATTCGCAAATTGGAAGACCTCATTCCGCCGCAGCGCTACGCCCGAGTGGTAGCCCTGTTCAATCAGCGCAAGGCAGAGCTGGCAAAGCAGCGCGAAGTGAATTGGTAA
- the thrA gene encoding bifunctional aspartate kinase/homoserine dehydrogenase I yields MKVLKFGGSSVQNAERIRNVVNIIKNDPEAKVVVCSALGGITDELIATAKAAANNDTSYKTLFANIEKRHLDCVKELIDVRQQSATLAKVKAMLNELDELLNGIFLLNEMSIRALDYVMSFGERLSCTIISEAAREQGLQASYLDTTKVIKTDGRYGNAAVDFEATNPLIREYVAATPGLIIATGFIGGAPNGDTVTLGRGGSDYTCSIFAAALQASVAEIWTDVDGVMTCDPRKVPQALSIPALTYEEAMEMSHFGAKVIYPPTMVPAMKADVPIVIRNTFHTAFEGSYIGKEAAYTGRPIKGITSISRIALLRVQGSGMVGVAGISARLFGALAAGNISVILITQASSEHSICLAVKPEEADTAKQLIEKEFAFEIRNALLDEVIVETDLSIIAIVGKDMRRSSGVAGRMFQALGRNGINVVAIAQGSSELNISAVIGKADEVKALRALHQAFFESDTKVLNIFMAGTGLIGSTLLKQIQEQRNYLKNEYNIDFRIIGLANSRKMLLKENGISIENWREELENSTTASDIHSFVKQMNEINLTNSVFIDNSASAAVANTYDEILRASISIVTPNKIASSSSYEQYIRNRRLAKQHGVIMLYETNVGAGLPVISTLRDLINSGDKIIRIEAVLSGTLSYIFNTFDGSVPFSEVVKDAKQKGYTEPDPREDLSCKDVGRKILILARECGYAMEFEDITINGFLPQPCLDAPTVDEFLRVLATYDDHFEQMRRQAAEKGEKLRCIARFEGGKATISLDSVGQEHPFASLSGSDNIIAFTTARYPERPMVVKGSGAGAEVTAAGVFADLIRIANYLS; encoded by the coding sequence ATGAAAGTACTCAAATTCGGAGGTTCATCGGTGCAGAATGCCGAACGCATCCGCAATGTGGTAAACATCATTAAAAACGACCCGGAAGCAAAGGTGGTGGTATGCTCGGCGCTGGGAGGCATCACCGACGAACTGATTGCAACGGCAAAAGCCGCCGCCAACAACGATACAAGCTACAAAACCCTTTTTGCCAATATTGAAAAACGCCACTTAGACTGCGTTAAAGAACTGATAGACGTGCGTCAGCAAAGCGCCACACTTGCCAAAGTGAAGGCGATGCTCAACGAATTAGACGAACTGCTCAACGGTATTTTCCTGCTCAATGAAATGAGTATCCGTGCGCTGGACTATGTGATGAGCTTTGGTGAGCGGCTCTCTTGCACCATCATCAGCGAAGCGGCGCGGGAGCAAGGCTTGCAGGCAAGTTATTTGGATACGACCAAAGTTATCAAAACCGATGGGCGCTATGGCAATGCTGCCGTTGATTTTGAAGCCACTAACCCCCTGATTCGGGAATATGTGGCTGCCACCCCCGGACTGATTATTGCCACCGGGTTCATCGGCGGCGCACCCAACGGCGACACCGTTACACTGGGGCGCGGCGGCTCGGACTATACCTGCTCTATCTTCGCAGCGGCTTTGCAGGCGTCCGTCGCCGAGATTTGGACAGACGTGGACGGGGTGATGACCTGCGACCCGCGCAAAGTACCGCAAGCACTCTCCATTCCTGCCCTTACCTACGAAGAAGCGATGGAAATGTCGCACTTCGGGGCAAAAGTGATTTATCCGCCGACGATGGTGCCTGCCATGAAGGCAGATGTGCCAATAGTGATTCGCAACACGTTTCACACAGCGTTTGAAGGTTCTTACATCGGCAAAGAAGCTGCCTATACAGGTCGGCCGATTAAGGGCATTACCTCCATCAGTCGCATAGCACTGCTACGCGTACAAGGCAGCGGTATGGTAGGTGTAGCGGGTATTTCTGCCCGTTTGTTCGGAGCACTTGCCGCAGGTAACATCAGCGTCATCCTGATTACGCAGGCTTCTTCGGAACACTCCATTTGTTTGGCCGTAAAACCCGAAGAGGCAGATACTGCCAAACAATTGATTGAAAAAGAGTTTGCCTTTGAAATTCGCAATGCACTGCTGGATGAGGTCATCGTAGAAACCGACCTCTCTATTATTGCCATTGTGGGCAAAGACATGCGCCGCTCCAGCGGAGTTGCCGGGCGTATGTTCCAAGCATTGGGACGCAACGGTATTAATGTGGTTGCCATTGCGCAAGGTTCTTCCGAGTTGAACATTTCCGCCGTTATCGGCAAGGCTGATGAAGTAAAAGCACTGCGGGCACTGCATCAGGCCTTCTTTGAATCCGATACGAAGGTGCTCAATATTTTCATGGCAGGCACAGGACTGATTGGCAGCACCCTGTTAAAGCAGATTCAGGAACAACGCAATTACCTGAAAAACGAGTACAACATAGATTTCCGCATCATTGGGCTTGCCAACAGCCGCAAAATGTTGCTGAAAGAAAACGGCATCTCCATTGAAAACTGGCGTGAAGAATTAGAAAACAGCACCACGGCATCCGACATTCATTCGTTTGTCAAACAGATGAACGAAATCAACCTGACCAACTCTGTTTTTATAGACAACTCTGCCAGTGCTGCCGTTGCCAATACCTACGACGAGATTTTGCGAGCAAGTATTTCCATTGTTACGCCCAATAAGATAGCCTCTTCAAGCAGCTACGAGCAGTACATCCGCAACCGCCGCCTTGCCAAGCAGCACGGCGTCATCATGCTCTACGAAACCAACGTAGGTGCGGGGCTGCCCGTTATCAGCACCCTGCGCGATTTGATTAACAGCGGCGATAAAATCATCCGCATTGAGGCGGTGCTGTCCGGTACGCTGTCGTATATTTTCAACACCTTTGACGGCTCTGTTCCTTTCAGCGAGGTAGTGAAAGATGCCAAGCAAAAAGGCTATACCGAACCCGACCCGCGTGAAGATTTGAGCTGCAAAGACGTAGGGCGCAAAATCCTGATTTTGGCGCGTGAGTGCGGTTACGCCATGGAATTTGAAGACATCACCATCAACGGCTTCTTACCGCAGCCCTGCTTAGACGCTCCGACGGTTGATGAGTTCCTGCGCGTGCTGGCTACCTACGACGACCACTTTGAGCAAATGCGTCGCCAAGCTGCCGAAAAAGGCGAAAAACTGCGCTGCATTGCCCGTTTTGAGGGCGGTAAAGCCACTATTTCGTTGGATTCTGTAGGGCAGGAGCATCCTTTTGCTTCGCTGTCGGGTTCGGATAACATCATTGCCTTTACGACCGCCCGCTACCCTGAGCGCCCGATGGTGGTAAAAGGTTCGGGAGCAGGTGCGGAAGTAACCGCAGCCGGTGTATTTGCCGACCTGATTCGCATTGCGAATTATTTGTCGTAA
- the menB gene encoding 1,4-dihydroxy-2-naphthoyl-CoA synthase: protein MGQIQWETIKEYKEILFTYHNGIGKISINRPQVHNAFTPLTVQEMIDAMTHCRYDDRIGVVILTGEGGRAFCSGGDQSVRGHGGYVGNDGVPRLNVLDLQKLIRSIPKPVIAMVAGWAIGGGHVLHVVCDLTIAAENARFGQTGPKVGSFDGGFGASYLARIVGQKKAREIWYLCDQYDAQEALQMGLVNKVVPLEKLEEETVAWCNKILEKSPIALRMLKSAFNAELDGQAGIQELAGNATLLYYLSDEAKEGKNAFIEKRKPDFSKFPKFP from the coding sequence ATGGGACAAATCCAATGGGAAACCATTAAGGAATACAAAGAAATCTTGTTTACCTATCACAACGGGATTGGAAAAATCAGCATCAATCGCCCGCAGGTGCACAATGCTTTCACGCCTCTGACGGTTCAGGAAATGATTGATGCAATGACGCACTGTCGCTATGACGACCGCATCGGTGTGGTAATCCTGACAGGCGAAGGCGGCAGAGCTTTTTGCAGCGGCGGCGACCAAAGCGTGCGCGGACACGGCGGCTACGTAGGCAACGACGGCGTACCACGTCTCAACGTGTTGGACTTGCAAAAACTTATCCGCAGCATTCCTAAACCTGTTATTGCAATGGTGGCAGGTTGGGCAATTGGCGGGGGGCATGTGCTCCATGTGGTTTGCGACCTAACCATCGCTGCCGAAAATGCCCGATTCGGACAGACCGGCCCCAAAGTAGGCAGCTTTGACGGCGGCTTCGGTGCTAGCTACCTTGCCCGCATCGTAGGACAGAAAAAAGCCCGCGAAATTTGGTATCTGTGCGACCAATACGACGCACAGGAAGCCCTCCAAATGGGATTGGTTAACAAAGTGGTGCCTTTGGAAAAATTGGAAGAGGAAACTGTTGCGTGGTGCAATAAAATTTTGGAAAAATCGCCCATTGCCTTGCGGATGCTCAAATCGGCCTTCAATGCCGAATTGGACGGGCAAGCAGGCATTCAGGAACTGGCAGGCAATGCTACGCTGCTCTACTACCTGAGCGACGAAGCCAAAGAAGGCAAAAATGCGTTCATAGAAAAGCGCAAGCCCGATTTCAGCAAATTTCCGAAGTTCCCGTAA